Proteins from a single region of Desulfobacterales bacterium:
- a CDS encoding PDDEXK nuclease domain-containing protein — protein sequence MSDKNTTQPALDFGQLVGVIRQVHDKLAAQVSRAVNTSLTLRNWMIGFHVEEYERRGVDRTEYGDKLMDMLADSLTQLGVSRCDRREIYRYRQLYLTYPQIVEIVTPQLQPLIGQVCLAGADSSSDAAAPTIVETSPQFRIDGKTLISRLSFSHIVELLNLEDATKRTFYEVECIQGNWSVRELRRQIHSLYYERCGLSIDKKKLSELARQGAEQVSPALPVRDPYIFEFLGLTPREVMSESHLEDQLISKIEEFLLELGHGFCFEARQKRILIGDEHYFIDLVFYHRILKCHVLVELKLAEFSHENIGQLNTYVSWYRKNMMLEDDNPPIGILLCTHKKHSLVEFALAGMDNRLFVSKYQMELPKREEIERFLAEKLHEAGGVDE from the coding sequence ATGAGTGACAAGAACACCACGCAACCTGCATTGGACTTCGGACAACTGGTCGGTGTCATCCGTCAAGTCCATGACAAGTTGGCAGCCCAGGTAAGCCGGGCTGTCAATACCAGCCTCACCCTTCGCAACTGGATGATTGGGTTCCACGTTGAGGAGTATGAGCGCCGGGGCGTTGATCGTACCGAATACGGCGACAAGTTGATGGACATGCTCGCCGATAGTCTGACCCAGCTTGGCGTATCGCGTTGTGATCGGCGGGAAATTTACCGCTATCGCCAGTTGTATCTGACTTACCCGCAGATTGTGGAGATAGTGACTCCACAATTGCAGCCTCTGATAGGGCAGGTATGTTTGGCTGGTGCCGATTCTTCATCCGATGCCGCTGCCCCAACGATTGTGGAGACGTCTCCACAGTTCAGAATCGATGGTAAGACCCTGATTTCGCGCCTATCGTTTTCGCATATCGTGGAATTGCTCAACCTGGAAGATGCCACCAAGCGCACGTTCTATGAGGTGGAGTGCATCCAGGGCAACTGGTCGGTTCGTGAATTGAGACGACAAATCCACAGCCTCTACTATGAACGTTGCGGCCTTTCGATAGATAAAAAGAAGCTTTCGGAACTTGCCCGGCAAGGCGCGGAGCAGGTGTCACCCGCCTTGCCGGTGCGCGACCCGTATATATTCGAGTTCCTGGGCCTGACGCCTCGAGAGGTGATGAGCGAATCACATCTCGAAGACCAGCTTATCAGTAAGATTGAAGAATTCCTTTTGGAGCTGGGCCACGGATTCTGCTTTGAAGCCCGGCAAAAACGAATCCTGATCGGGGACGAGCATTATTTTATTGATCTGGTTTTCTATCACCGCATCCTGAAGTGCCATGTGCTGGTGGAGTTGAAACTGGCCGAGTTCAGCCATGAAAACATTGGCCAGCTCAATACCTACGTAAGCTGGTACAGAAAAAACATGATGCTTGAGGACGATAACCCGCCCATTGGCATCCTGCTTTGCACCCACAAGAAGCACTCTCTGGTCGAGTTCGCGCTGGCAGGTATGGATAACCGGCTATTTGTATCCAAGTACCAGATGGAGCTGCCCAAGCGGGAGGAAATCGAGCGGTTTCTTGCTGAAAAGCTCCATGAAGCAGGGGGCGTGGATGAGTGA
- the pglZ gene encoding BREX-1 system phosphatase PglZ type A, whose product MNDRIVQALTKLFERYRIVFWYDAKKELRADFEALALDGIEKVELTNNEFGVKHRILREQPEQKFLLYREGPQPDDLDNWLLDVQLAHGEFRTDQAAIWLSELELGLEFTDVVQAHAEFYQAAKRKDALKQILKPDDTPGMIRLKMLAVCAGCKTDPRMDAVVENLLAELADERDDKMKLIGRCNLEGFLWEQMTRCYGYKSDEPGIRDFVIELFKSCYAMGTDGEIRLTGDALVFLKHWKDSRSFEASFETLSAECADVIGIEQDLAKRDYRELIELDYFPLIDQKIISELVKAVASRTVSSGDVALWVRPRRQGHWFGEYRHLYEAVDFAAQFMQTMDEAVLTMVSLADGVQRYSRFWFPLDQLYRKFTYHVRMSGQASLMGALSERIENLYSNNYLLKVNDHWQSFVDETGKWEAPPVPLQKDFFSRWVQPFLKKDNKVCVIISDALRYEIGDELLSLIRREDRFEAHLEPALTLLPSYTQLGIAALLPHRELALADNETGVVLADGQSSQGTANRIKILAQAISQRATAVKADELMGLNKEDCRGLIRDHDVVYVYHNHIDAIGGKRETEERVFEAVEETLQDLIRLIKKLTGANANNLLITSDHGFIYQNRAIEESDFSGCDAVGDLILFRDRRFVLGKGLKEVSGLRKFQSAQLGLVGDVEVQIPKSINRLRLKGSGSRFVHGGASLQEVVVPVLKINKKRQSDISSVEVDILRGSSSVITSGQLAVALYQAQPVTDKVQPRILRAGIFTQAGNLISDSHELTFDLASNNPREREQQVRFLLTRKADEANGQEVILKLEEKHVGTSHYKEYKSLRYMMRRSFTSDFDF is encoded by the coding sequence ATGAATGATCGCATTGTCCAGGCACTGACCAAGCTATTTGAGCGTTACCGCATCGTCTTCTGGTATGACGCCAAAAAGGAACTGCGTGCTGATTTCGAGGCGCTGGCGTTGGACGGGATTGAGAAGGTGGAGCTCACCAACAATGAGTTCGGGGTGAAACACCGGATTCTGCGGGAGCAACCGGAGCAGAAGTTTCTCCTCTACCGCGAAGGCCCACAGCCCGACGACTTGGACAACTGGCTGCTGGATGTTCAGTTGGCCCATGGTGAATTCCGGACCGATCAGGCCGCGATCTGGCTCTCCGAGTTGGAGCTGGGACTTGAGTTTACCGATGTAGTGCAGGCTCATGCGGAGTTCTATCAGGCGGCTAAGCGAAAGGATGCACTTAAGCAGATCCTTAAACCCGATGATACCCCCGGCATGATCCGCCTGAAGATGCTGGCGGTGTGCGCGGGATGTAAAACGGACCCGCGCATGGATGCCGTGGTGGAAAACCTGCTCGCGGAACTGGCCGATGAGCGGGACGATAAGATGAAACTGATCGGCCGTTGCAATCTGGAGGGTTTTCTCTGGGAGCAGATGACCCGCTGCTACGGTTACAAGTCCGATGAGCCGGGCATACGCGATTTTGTTATCGAACTCTTTAAATCCTGCTATGCCATGGGGACCGATGGCGAGATCCGCCTGACCGGGGATGCCCTCGTGTTCCTCAAACACTGGAAAGACAGCCGTTCGTTTGAAGCGAGTTTTGAAACGCTCTCCGCTGAGTGTGCCGATGTGATCGGCATCGAACAGGATCTGGCCAAGCGGGATTACCGTGAATTGATCGAGCTGGATTACTTCCCCCTGATTGATCAGAAAATTATCAGCGAGCTGGTTAAGGCCGTGGCATCCCGGACCGTATCAAGCGGCGATGTAGCGCTTTGGGTTCGTCCGCGCCGGCAGGGCCACTGGTTCGGAGAGTATCGCCACCTCTACGAAGCCGTTGATTTTGCCGCACAGTTCATGCAGACCATGGATGAGGCGGTATTAACCATGGTCAGTCTGGCGGATGGCGTTCAGCGTTACAGCCGTTTCTGGTTCCCATTGGATCAACTCTACCGAAAGTTCACTTACCATGTCCGCATGTCGGGGCAGGCCTCTCTAATGGGGGCATTATCCGAGCGAATTGAGAACCTCTATTCAAATAATTATCTGCTGAAGGTCAATGACCACTGGCAGTCTTTCGTCGACGAAACGGGCAAATGGGAGGCCCCTCCCGTCCCGCTGCAAAAGGACTTTTTCAGTCGCTGGGTACAGCCTTTTCTGAAGAAGGACAACAAGGTCTGTGTCATCATTTCGGACGCCTTACGCTATGAGATCGGCGACGAGTTATTGAGCCTCATTCGCCGGGAGGATCGATTCGAGGCGCATCTGGAACCCGCCTTGACCCTGTTACCGAGCTATACCCAGCTGGGCATAGCGGCGCTATTGCCCCATAGGGAATTGGCTCTGGCCGACAACGAAACTGGAGTTGTTCTCGCGGACGGCCAAAGCTCTCAAGGCACGGCCAATCGCATCAAGATCCTGGCGCAGGCCATTTCCCAACGGGCCACCGCGGTGAAGGCTGATGAATTAATGGGGTTAAATAAAGAGGATTGCAGAGGGTTAATTCGGGATCACGATGTGGTCTACGTATATCATAACCACATTGATGCAATCGGCGGCAAACGCGAAACGGAAGAACGCGTATTCGAGGCCGTGGAAGAGACCCTGCAGGATCTGATTCGATTGATTAAAAAACTCACCGGAGCCAACGCCAACAACCTGCTCATAACCTCGGACCATGGTTTCATCTATCAGAACCGGGCCATCGAGGAGAGCGATTTTTCCGGTTGCGATGCCGTTGGGGACCTGATTCTGTTCCGTGACCGGCGTTTTGTGTTGGGCAAGGGGTTGAAGGAGGTTTCGGGCCTTCGCAAGTTTCAATCCGCCCAGCTTGGACTGGTCGGCGATGTGGAAGTGCAGATCCCGAAATCAATTAACCGGCTGCGACTGAAGGGTTCGGGAAGCCGATTCGTCCACGGGGGCGCATCGCTTCAGGAGGTGGTGGTTCCGGTCCTTAAGATCAACAAAAAGCGGCAGAGCGATATTTCGTCAGTTGAAGTTGATATTTTACGAGGATCAAGCTCTGTGATCACCTCCGGTCAGCTCGCTGTCGCGCTCTACCAGGCGCAACCGGTAACCGACAAGGTGCAGCCGAGAATCCTCCGGGCGGGTATCTTCACCCAGGCGGGCAATCTGATTTCCGATAGCCACGAGCTGACGTTTGACCTGGCATCCAACAACCCGAGGGAAAGGGAGCAACAGGTGCGTTTTCTCCTGACCCGCAAGGCGGATGAGGCCAATGGCCAGGAGGTGATCCTGAAACTGGAGGAAAAACATGTCGGGACCTCTCATTACAAAGAGTATAAGTCGCTCCGGTATATGATGCGGCGCTCATTTACCAGCGATTTTGACTTTTAA
- the brxL gene encoding BREX system Lon protease-like protein BrxL, protein MNELDQKINKHFQGLVVRKDLVKTVKGNAIVPSYVLEYLLGQYCATSDEASIATGIETVKEILRKHYVHRNEAGLVRSNIKEKGRYKVIDKISVVLNDKTDAYEAEFSNLGIKKVLVDSGTVKAHPKLLVSGVWCIADIEYEFTEEKNATPWILSTLKPIQLSHFDFDGYVEARKQFNTDEWIDLLIQSIGFNPEMFGRRSKLLQLIRLIPFCERNYNLIELGPKGTGKSHIYSEFSPHGILLSGGEVTVPKLFVNNASGKIGLVGYWDAVAFDEFAGKQKKVDKALVDILKNYMANKSFSRGVETLGAEASMVFVGNTRHTVPYMLKHSDLFDELPEKFYDSAFLDRIHFYIPGWEVDIIRGEMFSNGYGFVVDYLAEILRSLRNHDYSDRYKEHFSLSTDISTRDRDGIHKTFSGLMKILFPDGGASKEEIEELLKFAIEGRKRIKDQLLRIDTTYPRVKFAYLDTTGKTRLVKTLEEEEYPHCYHKTVAEEEAGATDTDIDSQEIPDSPHGDSSDAQPAVKEQHLTFQENQRGISFDTLLGPYLRGASRITMTDPYIRLFYQMRNFMEFLETVAKNKPKDEEVTVHLVTTEDEFKGAQQKENFEKIKESCGAVGIDFTWEFDATGTIHARHIVTDHGWKILLDRGLDIFQHYEMNDAFTFANRLQQYRSCKAFEATFIKNEICSHSTAAAKS, encoded by the coding sequence ATGAACGAACTTGACCAGAAAATAAACAAACACTTTCAAGGCCTTGTTGTTCGAAAAGATCTCGTCAAGACCGTCAAGGGCAACGCCATTGTTCCCTCCTACGTGCTTGAATATCTGCTGGGGCAATATTGCGCGACCAGCGACGAGGCTTCAATTGCGACAGGTATCGAGACCGTCAAGGAGATCCTGCGCAAGCACTATGTGCATCGAAACGAAGCGGGCCTGGTCCGTTCCAATATTAAGGAAAAGGGGCGCTATAAGGTCATTGACAAGATTAGCGTCGTGTTGAATGACAAGACGGATGCTTACGAGGCGGAGTTTTCCAATCTTGGTATCAAAAAGGTGCTGGTAGATTCCGGGACAGTGAAAGCGCACCCCAAGCTCTTGGTCAGCGGCGTCTGGTGCATCGCCGATATCGAATACGAGTTCACCGAGGAAAAAAATGCCACCCCCTGGATTTTATCAACGCTAAAACCGATCCAGCTGTCTCACTTTGATTTTGATGGCTATGTTGAAGCCAGGAAACAATTTAACACCGACGAGTGGATCGATCTTTTGATCCAGAGCATCGGTTTCAACCCGGAGATGTTTGGCCGGCGGAGCAAGCTTTTGCAACTGATCCGGCTCATCCCCTTCTGCGAGCGCAACTACAACCTGATCGAACTCGGCCCCAAGGGGACGGGGAAATCCCATATCTATTCGGAGTTTTCACCCCACGGCATTCTGCTCTCCGGCGGTGAGGTAACCGTTCCCAAGCTATTTGTAAATAACGCCTCCGGTAAGATCGGCCTTGTCGGCTACTGGGATGCAGTCGCCTTCGATGAGTTCGCTGGGAAACAAAAGAAGGTGGATAAGGCGCTTGTGGATATCCTGAAAAATTACATGGCCAATAAGTCCTTCTCAAGGGGCGTTGAAACCCTCGGCGCGGAGGCATCCATGGTTTTTGTCGGGAATACCCGGCACACCGTGCCTTACATGCTCAAGCATTCAGATCTGTTCGACGAGCTGCCCGAAAAGTTCTATGACTCCGCATTCCTTGACCGTATTCATTTTTACATTCCCGGCTGGGAAGTGGATATCATCCGTGGCGAGATGTTTTCCAATGGCTATGGTTTTGTGGTGGATTACCTTGCGGAGATCCTCCGGTCTCTGCGCAACCACGATTATTCGGACCGTTACAAAGAGCACTTTTCGCTTTCCACCGATATCTCGACCCGCGACCGGGACGGTATCCATAAAACGTTTTCAGGCCTGATGAAGATCCTTTTCCCGGATGGAGGCGCATCCAAGGAGGAGATCGAGGAACTGCTGAAGTTCGCCATTGAAGGCCGAAAGCGCATCAAAGATCAATTGCTGCGAATAGATACCACTTACCCAAGGGTGAAATTTGCCTATTTGGATACCACGGGAAAAACCCGGCTGGTGAAAACACTCGAAGAAGAGGAGTATCCCCATTGCTACCACAAGACCGTTGCTGAAGAGGAAGCCGGAGCAACTGATACCGACATCGATTCCCAAGAAATTCCAGATTCCCCACACGGAGATTCTTCCGATGCCCAACCTGCCGTCAAGGAACAACATCTGACTTTCCAGGAAAACCAGAGGGGCATCTCTTTTGACACCTTGCTTGGCCCATATCTGCGCGGCGCAAGCCGGATTACCATGACAGACCCCTATATCCGCCTGTTTTATCAAATGCGTAACTTCATGGAATTCCTTGAAACAGTCGCAAAAAACAAGCCCAAGGACGAAGAGGTCACTGTTCACCTGGTAACAACAGAAGACGAGTTCAAAGGGGCACAACAGAAAGAAAATTTCGAGAAGATAAAGGAATCCTGCGGCGCCGTTGGTATTGACTTTACCTGGGAATTTGACGCAACCGGGACTATTCACGCTCGCCACATCGTGACCGATCATGGATGGAAGATCCTTCTGGATCGAGGCCTGGATATCTTCCAGCACTATGAGATGAACGATGCCTTCACTTTTGCCAACCGCCTTCAGCAATATCGGTCTTGTAAGGCCTTCGAGGCTACATTTATTAAAAATGAAATCTGTTCACATAGCACTGCTGCGGCAAAATCATGA